The genome window cgtcggcaacctcatcggtggaggaagccaaaagtggagtaggtcaaggctgaccgaaccactataaatctctggtttgcgtttaatttcgagcactttatcattactgcaaacctccctcatcactactgctctctgcgctttcacgaacaagttctaagtgctgttcttccaaatctggattcagacgtaaactcgcattttcgtacattacagtttacgtttacgtttgattctgcagaactgttttctgcgcttttacgaacgagcttccttgcagtttacgcttgcattttaatcctattaataactgcaatctgtcctctacgattttacgaacgagttttaacatttagacgtaaaactgcattcggacgtaaatcggctttcttcgctcaatcatcagatttcagtttacgtttacgtcttgatttcaactgcatactgccttctgcgaatatacaaacgagtttcaaagtttagacgcaaatctgcgtttagacgtaaaactgcgtttaaatgtaaaactgcgtttagacgtaaatctgcgtttagacgtaaaactacgttcagacgtaaaactgcgtttaaacgtaaaactgcgtttagacgtaaatctgcgtttagacgtaaaactacgtttagacgtaaaactgcgcttagacgcaatctgtgcttagacgcaatctgcgcttagacgcaaaactgcgcttagacgcaatctgcgcttaagacgcaaactgcacttagatacaaactgagaatttgcttttgcatcataatcgtttttgaacgaacgcagctttttgtttttaaattattataaaatttccgctgcactaattcaccccccccctcttagtgctcttgatcctaacaactactggggtcggctacatggatcttATGCCACCATTGAGATATACTGAAATACTAAAATTGGTTAATGTCCATGTTCATGATATCTGACATAGTTTTACATTGGTTGTCAACGACCTAACGCAACCCTCCATCTTTTTCATCTTGGCTTAGGACCGACATTGGCAGTGTTTGGAAACTTCCAAGGGAACTTTGGATTATTTTGCCATCCAAAGCCCAACAATATCAGCACTGTTGCCAATGAGTTGCACGTATATTGGATTATCATGACATTAATAGTTGCTATGCTAGGCCTATAGGCTTAAGTGGGTTCTTGGACTAGTTTTAGTTGCAGCCATCTTGTATAGGTAGTCTCGAGTAAATTTTCATGTTTtatatgttcatcatgattcaaaTTGTTACTATTGTCATTATCCTACTActtttttctgctcactttcactaTTCTGGTGTTCTCTTCAAATCTTACTTTGATAATTTCAGTTAAGATTGTtacataaacattttctatattctcACATCTTTGGCAAGATGACTAATGGTGACTTAGGTACCAGGATGAATGAACAATAAAATAATATGGATTGTGGGATGAAGAATTCAACAATGTTCACTATGTATCAGTGAGAATTATCAAAATGCATAAGGAGTTAcggaaatcataaaaatatattgattATTGATTTCGACCAGTGTTAGTCTTATGatattatcttattttttttattgaacaacATTTGGTAGGTAAATTGTATTGTTGTGTCTGATTTGCAAGACGTGATATTGTAAGTTAAGACGAGCATGAATAAATTCCCAGGTGAACTTGTGGTGAAATTTGTTAATTGGTCTGATCATCCATGGTTAATATGGTGCAATTTGTTAGGTACTGCCAGTGACCATTCTATATATTGTTTAGTAATAGGTTAATATGTTAATGCATAATTGCTAAGCTACTATTCATATTGATTTCCTAAGCCAATTATTTTCTGTAATATTATCTAAGATTCTAAATTTCCATTCACTGATAGAAAATGACGAACCAAAAAAAAAGCATTGTTATTAAGAATGTTACTCTTGTCATGAAATAATGCAATTGTTGAAGGTTTCCTTGTAAATATTTATCAGGAACTAGAGAAGAGAGAACAAGAAGGACAACTGGATGAAGGATTTCTCTCAGAGGTTAATGCCCAATTACGTCAGGTTAGTATTTTTGGTGAATTCTGTCTATTGATGTTATCCTTTGGTTACTGGTATACATCAATATGTTTTAATTGTTGATTTTTTGTCTAAATAAATCCAAGATTTATGCTTTTATTGAAtcagtaaaataaaaattaatattaaaaattgtCTTGCCATGTTACACACATATTACTGGCATGGGCCAGTCACATCATGTGCCTGCTGTGCGATATCCTGCTCATGGGGACTTCATGCACTGCTCATAACTGTCAAGTTCCATGCAGCTTTATACAAGATAAGTATGGACTTAGTTCCAACACATGCTCATGGCTAGTGCTGGCCTCATCACCACAGTGCAGGCAGCCAGCGTTGGGTCATGATTGGTGCCAGCCCATGTTAGGCTGATTTTAATTATGAACTAATGGATATGATTGCACTTGATCCAAATcccaaattcaagtgttttttaattTGACTCTAATTTCTTGAGTCTTGCATGCATATGCTATGCTTTCTACAATGAGAGGTATGGATTTTGTGCTTGCAGGCAAAAGAAGATGGAGATAAGCCAGGGCTTGAGGCTATGCTGCAAAAGGTTTTGCAAATATATGCTTCCAAAGTACTTAGAAAACGTAGCTATGTATACAAAGGTAACAGGCTTCATTATTTTGCAGTATTGTTGAGGGTAGTATCTGTTTCTTGCTCCCATTTCTAGATGATTCTCTTTGAGGTACAAGTATTGTGTGCATTAGCTTTGGTTACTAGCTTCTTGAGAATAATTAAATAGGGAGAGGCATGCCAGGTAAAGTTATGTTAGGTATTTTGTATAGGAAGCCTTATGCCTCAAATTACTTCAGCTTTCATTAGGCTGGTTGTGCATAAACAGGAGCTAAATTCTTTTCTCATGGTCCTTATGCAGTTATGCTTTGTCATAACTCAAAAGGCTCAAGTGCCTAACTTTATTTTtattctaactttcttatttcaatatttAGTACTAATCTTGGGATTTAGTTGATTCATTAGGATGAGTAAGATTTATACTTGAAATTGGAAAGGATTTCTGTCTGTATGTATGTACACCCAGGAAAAGTTGTGAAAAAAAGAGCATGAATTGGAATCAATTCTTGTCAtgctatcattctccttttttgaAGCATATTACTGTCTTCTCTTTGGAGACGATTGATCATGAGTTTGATGTGCCAGAAGCTTTTGACGTTGTTCACATGAGCAATATTTATCcttttatctgttgaatctctttgatatgataaaattttattataacatAGAGATGTACCAGTTTTTCTTCATCATAGGATGATTTCTTTACCAGCTTGATGAAAACTATGCTTGGAGTACTAATTATTTTTAACTGTTCCATCATAATGTCTGTGATGCTCACAAAGACAGGTCTGATAAGTAGGAGACTTATATTATTATTGCTGACATATTCGATCTTTAGGAATTTGCAATATCTTTCTTGCCAGAGTGTAGAAAATTTTGTATCAGCATATATGCTATTTCGATTAATGTCTTGTGCTTGTATTAAATTCTGGATTATTTTAAGATGCAATAATTATGTGAGGTTCTCAAATTGTATGTTTTCTACAGGGGGCAAAGTTTTGGCAGGAGAAAAGTTTCTTGAAACTGTCATAGAAGGTACCTTATATTTGGCATACTGTCCTACACAATAAATGTTGATATGCCCTTGTTGTCGATAAAACCATAGTTGGCATATATATTGTATCTTTCTGCCACTGTTTACTTATGTTTGTATGTGCACGTGTACAAACATAAATATGTACCCATTGAGTTGAACTTATAACCTTGTGGGAGAGTAGATGTTATACTGTCTGTTTTAGTGAGTGCTTGAAAGCTCCACCTAGTCAAAAGACTGTCAATGAGGCTTTAGTTTAAGGAGCATCACATATACGAAACCAATTGATCGTGCACCAAATAAAAGCATGTTAGTATAATGGCATTGAGGAAAAACTTTGTATCTGAAAGATCATTTGTAGTTCACAtgaaatcatttcaaataaatgaGCATGCTGGATGCATTAGAGGTATTTTGACATTATACAGTGAGCCAGAAGTCCAGCAGTTATTATCACTGTAGGATGCAACTGTAACTAGAAATGATTTTTACCAAGATATCAGGGTTCTCAGGGTTCCTGATATCAGTCTGTAGCGACAAGTATATGCACACAAGCAGAAAATGAAGCACCAAGCAGTCTGTAGCGACAAAAATATATGCACACAAATGGCAAAGTTCTCAGGGTTCCTGATATCATGTGTTCAATTTTTACCAAGATCATGTGCAATCCTCTGAGACTTTGAAATACTAAACAAATCTTAATGTGTTATGATTTGTCTTGTAATGCTGTGCTTATGACTCCCAAGAATCACTACCATTAAGACCCCTGTGTACCAGTATGCTGATATGGGAATCTAAAAGTCATTTGGTGGAAAATATGGAAAACCTGTAGAGAGCTGGCCAGTAGGAGTAGCTCATGTTCTTAAGTGATCACATTGGTACCATGGAAGTCACTGGTCCCTGGTCTCTATGCCAATAGAAGTAACTGAAGGGTGAATCCCCATCTAAATTATTGTGTAATGGGCATATGAAATTTGCATCCCCTGGTCTCTGTAGAGAGAATGCCAAAAGAGTTCCAGCACTCTTTGTATCATCTTTTATATGAAATTTGCAGCAACTTCAGACAAACCAACTTATAGTAAATTGGTACATGTCCTATTATTGTGTAATTGTATCTAAATGCAGCTCCAGAGGACCATTGGAATAGGCTATTGATCGAAGGACTTAATATTGGAAAAGGAGAAGTTGCACCTGAAGATTTTTATGCTGTTATAAAGAAACGTATTGAGCGGGTCTTAATACGTACAGTAAGATCTGGATCTTTTGCATTTGATCACTGACACTTTTTTGAGTGTTTGCATCatttcctctctttttctttaCCTGTAGGAGGGGGGTTCTTACCAACAGCGTGTTCTTGTTGAGTATCTTAGAGGCATACAATCAAGAGCAGAGGAAATTGTCCAAGCACTTGGAGGGCCACATCCATGAATTCTATCCTAGCCATCTGACAAATCAGCTACCTATACGTGTGGTAAGAAAGATCATTTGTCAATTCCTTCAGTAGCCTAGCAGAAAAATATTATATCCATGTGATGGTTTCAGAGTTTCATTATATATTGCTTCTATGACCCATTAAAAGTGGCTACAGCATCCATTCTGACCTGCAACCTTTTTGTGTTTATGATGGTGCTATAGCCGCAAGTTTGATCTTTAGCAAGTCAAAGGAAATTCAAGTTTGAAAAAAAGGTGAGAAACTTGAAATCTTCTGCTGTTATCAAGTCCTATTTTCTGTGCCCACTCAAAGAAATCATCTTTATTATTTGACCACTATAGCTTCTTCTAGCGATGAGGCGAGATTCGGGTTCTGCAGAATATAGAACTCTTTAAACCGGGTGGTAAAAAAGTCTTAAGAGCAATGAAGAAACGATGACCCAAGAGGTCGTATAGCCTACGAGATGACCACAGTGGTGCGCATTCATTTTCTTTTTGACACATTTCTCTTGTAAGAATACTAATGCAGATATGAAGTACAAACCTGTATTTTGTCATGGTTCTCCATAGATTCCCCCTTTGTATGATGATTGCTGACTGGTAGTTGCTACCAGGGGGTGAAGCGTAATGTTACTACCGCCCAACTGACGGTATTCCTGCTTTGTCTTTTGTCGACGAGAATGGCCATCAAGCAATAGTTACACAGCTTCAGTCCCTATCAACACCGCGAGCATTAAACAACAAAGTCTGTGTTTAACCATTAAACTGCCCGACATGCCTTTGTGTTCCTTCCAATAATTGGAAGGGTAATTCTACTACTAAAATGTTAATTGCTCAGGTATTTGAGGGCACTTCATTATATTGATTTCAGTCAGCATGTAAATGTAGGGTTGTCCTTTGCATGAGCGCCAATGTTTCTAGGTTCTTTTAGATTGAATGAATTCAGCAACACCTGCAAATCCATGATGCACCGAACACATTCAGCAGCATTTCATTCAGCAGGTCAATGTAGTACGATCATTATTTTTCCATGATGAACCGTATAAATCGTTACCGTATGAACACATTCAGCAGCATTTCATAAGCAATAAAGTTGTTATGGTGTTCAGGAGCTTGAAGGATAGAATAATGCATATTGCAACCAGCACCTGATGATACTTGGTGGAGGACGTAAAAAAGATTTGTTGTCCAACTATCTCAGTCCATATGTTCTCTGAaaagccaaaaaaaaagaaactttatTTAGGACACAACAGtttcaacaaaaaatatatatatttgaatgggAGATGTCTTATACTTGCAAGTCTTCTATATCTAATGCTCCGATACTTTCATTGGGTCATAATACTTTCATCAGTCTCTCATTGAAAGATATATTCTAACACTCCATAGGCAGTTAAAGTCAAGCACATCTTAATGCCCTCAAGTATGACAATTGAAGTAAACCTCAATGATTTATTGACTTTGCATGCTTCATTTTTTTTTACACGAGATTGTTTAAGTGAACATATTCTAATGATCTCGTGTGTCTCTCTATCCCATGTGCCCTATGCAAAATAACCATAGAGATATTATATAACCATTTTTTGATATTCTGATATAGGTAGTTATTATCCCTGAGTTTGACATTATCCCAAGTACaatatataataaatgatatcaCTTGATTTGACCATCGATAAAAATTCAATATATAGAATCTAATGAAATCATGAGCGATCAACCAAGGTCCGTGCAATCGAATCGATCATATAAGTCTAATCAATATACTCCTATGCCCTTCCTTACATGCTTCTATGTCTGATTTTTTTTTACACGAGATTGTTTAAGTTAACATACTCTAATGACCTCGTGTGTCTCTCTATCCCATGTGCCCTATGCAAAATAGCCATAGAGATATTATATAATCATTTTTTGATATTCTGATATAGGTGGTTCTTATCCTTAAGCATATCTATTAGCAtagcaataaaaaatatatatttttcaatcgATCAAACACTCTGAACTCTTCGAACTGAGCACACTTTCTTGATCTCTTCGTTAAACATTAAATGATGTtactatcatatattttttttatttttgatctcacaagataaattttttttcataattattcAACCTAGGAGTCCACTACTCGGTGAAAAACAAAATAGTGGTCAGCCATGTCAACATTCTGAAAGGGTGACAATCAAATTGGAACACGTGCGGTGGACAAAAACAACGACCCTAATAACGGTCTAAACTCTATTGTGCCTTCCACACGTCCACTATCTCTACTACTCATCAATTAAACGAAGGGCGCACAACCTTTTTTTCACGTTATCTTATTttcctgatatatatatatatatatatatataaaccatcaGAAGAACTAATCAATCAAAACTCCAagtgactaattatatattatcttatataattagttatctttaatatcttTGTCCATATCCTTTAAGAATTTATATTGATATTTCTATagttacaaaagtaaaatatttaggtcCATTTATATTAAACGTCGTCAATTTTATTAACGAAAATATGAAGATgaaaagttaaaaaataattttaaagttTCAATTTATGGTGGTAAATGTCAATAGTGACGAAAATATTGATGGTAGTAGATAACAATGTTGTTGGGAGCTACGGGTGACTGTTATGGATGAGGAGAGCAACAACAAAAGATAAGGCCACTTTGTATTTGCTATAGTTAGAAagtgactaattacatattatcttataTAATTAGCTAACTTTAATATCTTGGTCTATATACTTTAAGAAGTTATATTGATatttctataattataaaagtaaaacatttaagtCCATTTACTCTAAACGTCGTCGATTTTATTAACGAAAATATGAAgatgaaaagtaaaaaaaataattttaaagttTCAATTTATGATGGTAAAGGTCAATAGCGACGAACAATATTGATGGTAGCAGATAACAATGTTGTTGGGAGTTGCAGGTGACTGTTATGGATGAGGAAAGCAACAACAAAAGATAAGGGCCACTTTGTATTTGCATCGATGCTGATGTAATTGTTGAACGATGACGTTCGACATTTACATTGACAGCCCTTTCGTCGCTCCACAAAGCGTCAACTTTAACGCAAATGCAGAGAAGTTCTCACCTCTCATTGTCGCTCTCCTCATCCATAACAGTCACTCGCGACCCTAACGATGCTATTGTCTAccggtgatttaaaaagcgctaggcgccaagatccaaaaatgcccgaggcgcttgGTGCTCGCCCGAGTGAAACGagacattaaaatataaaaatatataatatgatattaaattaagaaaatcttgtaaaatcataatatcatattaaaaaatctcaaattttaaaataataataataataatagttttaaataaataaaaattaatagtattaaaatcaaaaaatatattattaatttaataaataaaaatattattactagtataaatttaatatactgttaacagtatattatcgaagtgagaagagtgtgagtaagaggaagatcgaGACTGCTAACTGAGAGCAACGACAGcgagagcgacgatagtggcagcgacgagcgacgacagtggcaatgGGAGCAATGAGCGACAATAGTGGCAACGATAGCAGTGGCAAGTAGGGTTAGGTTTAGGAAGTCGCAAGAGGAAGACTGATATCGATGATTTAGTTAGTTTgattaaaccaactaaagcaccagagatcaaaccagacctaaaacacTGGTTCGATTGCTTGGTTTAACCAgggcgctcgctcgaagcgcccgACGCTTGGGCTCTAGCGAGCAACCAGGtgatgcctctttgaagcgcattgcctggaaatgaagcgaggcgcttgagCCTCACCTCGCCTCACCTGAACGCCTAGGTGAGCACCCGAGCGCTTATTGAAATCATTACTGTCTACCACCATCGACATCATCCGTCATCATCAAAAACGTTAAAATCAtctttttataatttatctttatgTTTCTGTTTGCAAAACCGATGATATTAGAGTAAATGGACTTAGATGaatgttaatttaatttttttttagcatAAACATCGAGATACTACTGATAATTAACTATGAGATAATCTATGCTTACCTCAACAAAGCTACGGCTTAAGCAAAATTAATCCATCTACACAGACTTAGAGTCTTACCAAGTGGCGATCATGTCCGAGGTGAAGTCGTGCAGCGGCGATCGACAGAAACATGAAGATGTGGCACAGGTAATCGCAAGGAACATTTCCCGGCCCTAATCATAAGCGAATTCCAGGGTCAAGAATCGCATCCAAGAAAACCTCAAGAGACGGAAATCACCTATGGCGGCGAGGTCCCAGCATCTTCCCAGGCCCATAACCATCGCATCGATGAGGCTCAACACAATCGCAGAACAATCGTTCCCGGCCCTAATCACCAACAAACCCATTACACGATCGAGAACCAGAGAAGGAAAGTCATCCAAAAAACGCTCAAGAAACATTAGAGACGCGGTGGTTACCCAGGTTGGAGAACCGGTCTCATCGTCGAGCCGTGGATGCAGAGCCTCCGTCCCGGACTGGCAAACAAAACGATCTCCTTCACCTGCTTCCAAGTGTTCGGATCTCCCGAATCGTAGGCCTCCAGGTCAAGAACCGAGACCTATGAAGCATCGCCATCTTCGGTGCGGTCGGGATCGATCGGAGACAAGATGAGCCGCAAGCTTGAGATCGCTTCTTGGGCGGCGGCAACCCGCTGACGAAGAAGGCGGACGTCGATTCGTATTCGAACCATCAAGGTGGTGGGAAGGGCGAGAGGAGAGGCAAGGAGAGAACATGGCGGCGACGAGGGGGATTAGGGCGAGTTGGGAGGGCGGAGGGAAGCGCGGATGTGTGCTTATTCAAAGCGCGGCTATTTTGCACATATATCCCTTTGAAATTACTTCTTTTTATATTGATCCCCATATGTATCCTTTATAGTCTAACAACTATTTCGAGAATTTAACAGGTGTTAAAATCCTTCAAAATTTGACAAATGACTATCATAACAATAAATATTATCACAAATATTTagctattttatattttaattatttttaaattttatatattttttagtggGGTGTAAATTTGATTATTGACACTTCTAtttcatactatatatatatatatatatatatatatatatatatatatatatatatacatatgaaataTCATTTGATTATTTGTCTGATTTCTTTAGAATGAGATTTTGAAGTCACAATCTACTCACTGCTATTTCAAAGACACTTACGAACAAGGAGAAAGAAGACAATCCTATTAAGTGTAAATATCGAACTCATCGATGACAATGCGAATTGCCAGTGGAATTCTAACCAAATGGTGGACTCCATCTTTCCATGTCAAACTCCCAAACAAGTATCCACTTTGCACCTTCAGCCGCGACCCAAATGTCACCTTGAACTTGAGCTTCTGCACGGTCGAGTTGAACGCTAAGATTGAGGGTCTGACACGAACGCTTACCCCTCTAGGTGCTTCCACATGAGCAGTGTAGGTAGATGTCGCTGGACCGACATTTGTGAC of Musa acuminata AAA Group cultivar baxijiao chromosome BXJ1-7, Cavendish_Baxijiao_AAA, whole genome shotgun sequence contains these proteins:
- the LOC135678346 gene encoding protein DETOXIFICATION 46, chloroplastic-like, which encodes MRPVLQPGAGNDCSAIVLSLIDAMVMGLGRCWDLAAIGPGNVPCDYLCHIFMFLSIAAARLHLGHDRHLRTYGLR